A window of Diospyros lotus cultivar Yz01 chromosome 14, ASM1463336v1, whole genome shotgun sequence contains these coding sequences:
- the LOC127790226 gene encoding plastidic ATP/ADP-transporter: protein MQAVLQTKGFLSLPSNPKLRAFNPPPQGLRQRFSPLKPKTLSGFSLPLNGFSKFQGLAARPHGIHPNDRSFPICRAEAAADGQPLFAEPEPPKFMGIDSVTLKKIIPLGMMFFCILFNYTILRDTKDVLVVTAKGSSAEIIPFLKTWVNLPMAIGFMILYTKLANVLSKQALFYTVIVPFIAFFGAFGFVLYPLSHYFHPTALADKLLAMLGPRFLGPLAIIRIWSFCLFYVMAELWGSVVISVLFWGFANQITTVDEAKRFYPLFGLGANVALIFSGRTVKYFSNLRKNLGPGVDGWAISLKGMMSIVVLMGLAICFIYWWVNNYVPLPTRSKKKKEKPKMGTMESLKFLLSSRYVRDLATVVVAYGISINLVEVTWKSKLKAQFPSPNEYSSFMGDFSTATGVATFTMMLLSQWIFDKYGWGVAASITPTVLLLTGVGFFSLILFGHPLAPALAKFGMTPLLAAVFVGAMQNIFSKSAKYSLFDPCKEMAYIPLDEETKVKGKAAIDVVCNPLGKSGGALIQQFMILTFGSLANSTPYLGGILLVIVLAWLAAARSLDTQFTALRQEEELEKEMERAAVKIPVVAENESGNGSLVSGTAMNPTGGDSSPSSSSETSTPRNV, encoded by the exons ATGCAAGCCGTTCTTCAGACCAAAGGGTTTCTCTCTCTACCTTCCAATCCCAAGCTCAGGGCCTTCAACCCGCCGCCGCAGGGGCTTAGGCAGAGATTCAGCCCTCTCAAACCCAAAACCCTATCTGGGTTTTCTCTGCCTCTAAATGGGTTCTCAAAATTCCAGGGTTTGGCCGCAAGGCCTCATGGGATTCATCCCAACGACAGAAGTTTCCCTATTTGCCGGGCTGAGGCGGCGGCCGACGGACAGCCGCTATTTGCAGAGCCGGAGCCGCCCAAGTTCATGGGGATTGACAGCGTAACCCTGAAGAAGATTATCCCTCTCGGGATGATGTTCTTTTGCATCCTCTTCAACTACACCATCCTTAGAGACACTAAGGATGTGTTGGTTGTGACGGCGAAAGGGTCCAGTGCTGAAATTATACCATTCTTGAAAACTTGGGTCAATTTGCCCATGGCCATTGGGTTTATGATTTTGTACACCAAATTGGCCAATGTGTTGTCCAAGCAGGCTCTCTTCTACACAGTTATTGTGCCCTTCATTGCCTTTTTTGGGGCTTTTGGGTTCGTTCTGTATCCTCTCAGCCATTACTTCCACCCAACGGCTCTTGCTGATAAGCTTCTAGCCATGCTGGGTCCAAGGTTTCTGGGCCCTCTTGCAATTATAAGGATTTGgagcttttgtttattttatgtcaTGGCTGAGCTCTGGGGTAGTGTGGTGATTTCTGTGCTGTTTTGGGGGTTTGCCAATCAG ATTACTACAGTTGATGAAGCCAAAAGATTCTACCCTCTTTTTGGACTTGGAGCCAATGTTGCCCTTATTTTCTCAGGTAGAACTGTAAAGTACTTCTCTAATCTGAGAAAGAATTTGGGTCCTGGAGTTGATGGTTGGGCTATCTCCTTGAAAGGAATGATGAGCATTGTGGTGCTAATGGGGCTTgccatttgttttatttattggtGGGTGAATAACTATGTTCCTCTTCCGACCcgaagtaagaagaagaag GAGAAACCAAAGATGGGGACGATGGAGAGCTTAAAATTCTTGTTGTCTTCAAGATACGTTAGGGATCTTGCCACAGTGGTGGTTGCATATGGCATCAGCATCAATCTTGTTGAGGTTACATGGAAATCAAAGCTTAAGGCTCAG TTTCCCAGCCCAAATGAGTACTCCTCCTTCATGGGTGACTTCTCAACTGCAACGGGGGTAGCAACATTCACAATGATGCTGCTAAGTCAAtggatatttgataaatatGGCTGGGGAGTTGCAGCCAGTATCACACCTACAGTTTTGCTTCTGACTGGAGTCGGGTTCTTTTCTCTAATATTATTTGGTCATCCACTTGCACCTGCTCTTGCAAAGTTTGGGATGACCCCACTTCTAGCTGCTGTATTTGTGGGTGCAATGCAGAATATCTTTAGCAAGAGTGCAAAGTACAGCTTATTTGATCCGTGCAAAGAAATGGCCTATATTCCTTTAGATGAAGAAACCAAG GTTAAAGGAAAGGCCGCCATAGATGTTGTCTGCAACCCGCTGGGCAAGTCTGGAGGTGCCCTCATCCAGCAGTTCATGATCTTAACTTTCGGGTCACTAGCAAACTCAACCCCTTACCTTGGTGGAATACTGTTAGTGATTGTTCTAGCATGGTTAGCTGCAGCTAGGTCTTTGGACACCCAGTTCACCGCACTGCGTCAGGAGGAAGAActagagaaggagatggaacGAGCAGCCGTGAAAATTCCAGTTGTGGCTGAAAATGAAAGTGGGAATGGTTCCCTTGTGAGCGGGACAGCGATGAATCCTACGGGAGGTGACTCATCACCAAGTAGCTCGTCTGAAACCTCAACGCCTCGTAATGTTTGA